One window of the Streptococcus parasanguinis ATCC 15912 genome contains the following:
- the glmS gene encoding glutamine--fructose-6-phosphate transaminase (isomerizing), with translation MCGIVGVVGNTNATDILIQGLEKLEYRGYDSAGVFLASEGKSQLVKAVGRIAELSSKAEGVEGTAGIGHTRWATHGKPTEDNAHPHRSETGRFVLVHNGVIENYLEIKEEYLAGHHFKGQTDTEIAAHLIGKFAEEDGLSTLEAFKKALHIIRGAYAFALMDAEDPSTIYVAKNKSPLLIGLGDGYNMVCSDAMAMIRETNQYMEIHDQELVIVKADSVEVQDYDGNVKERDSYTAELDLSDIGKGTYPYYMLKEIDEQPTVMRKLIQAYTDESGQVVVDPAIIKAVQEADRIYILAAGTSYHAGFASKKMLEELTDTPVELGISSEWGYGMPLLSKKPLFIFISQSGETADSRQVLVKANEMGIPSLTVTNVPGSTLSREADMTMLLHAGPEIAVASTKAYTAQIAALAFLAKAVGEANGNEKAKAFDLVHELSIVAQSIESTLSEKEVIDEKVRGLLETTRNAFYIGRGQDYYVAMEASLKLKEISYIQCEGFAAGELKHGTIALIEEGTPVIALLSDPVLASHTRGNIQEVAARGAHVLTIAEENVAKETDDLVLTAVHPYLSPISMVVPTQLIAYFATLHRGLDVDKPRNLAKSVTVE, from the coding sequence ATGTGCGGAATCGTTGGTGTTGTAGGAAATACAAATGCTACTGATATTTTGATTCAAGGACTTGAAAAACTCGAATACCGAGGCTATGACTCTGCGGGTGTTTTTCTGGCTAGTGAAGGCAAGAGCCAATTGGTAAAGGCAGTTGGCCGCATTGCAGAATTGTCGTCTAAGGCAGAAGGTGTCGAAGGAACAGCTGGGATCGGACATACCCGCTGGGCCACTCACGGAAAACCAACTGAGGACAATGCTCACCCACACCGCTCTGAAACAGGTCGCTTTGTATTAGTCCACAATGGGGTTATTGAAAACTACCTTGAAATCAAGGAAGAATACCTAGCAGGTCACCATTTCAAGGGGCAAACAGATACAGAAATCGCCGCTCACTTGATCGGAAAATTTGCTGAAGAAGATGGCTTATCTACGCTTGAAGCCTTCAAAAAAGCCCTCCACATCATCCGTGGGGCCTATGCTTTTGCTTTGATGGATGCGGAAGATCCAAGCACCATCTATGTGGCAAAAAATAAATCACCACTCTTGATCGGTCTTGGCGATGGCTACAATATGGTCTGCTCTGATGCCATGGCCATGATTCGCGAAACCAACCAATACATGGAAATCCATGACCAAGAGTTGGTCATTGTCAAGGCTGACAGCGTTGAAGTGCAAGACTATGATGGAAACGTCAAAGAACGGGATAGCTACACGGCTGAACTCGACCTTTCTGATATTGGAAAAGGGACTTACCCATACTACATGCTTAAAGAAATCGATGAGCAACCAACTGTCATGCGTAAGTTGATCCAAGCCTATACAGATGAATCTGGTCAAGTAGTGGTAGACCCAGCTATTATCAAGGCTGTTCAAGAAGCAGACCGGATCTATATCCTTGCGGCTGGTACCTCTTACCATGCTGGATTTGCTTCTAAAAAAATGTTGGAAGAGTTGACGGATACCCCAGTAGAACTCGGTATTTCATCTGAGTGGGGGTATGGTATGCCGCTTCTCAGCAAGAAACCACTCTTCATCTTTATCAGCCAATCTGGTGAAACAGCCGATAGCCGCCAAGTATTGGTCAAAGCCAATGAAATGGGCATTCCAAGCTTGACAGTGACCAATGTTCCAGGTTCAACTCTTTCACGTGAAGCAGACATGACCATGTTGCTCCATGCTGGTCCTGAAATTGCGGTAGCTTCTACTAAGGCTTATACGGCTCAAATCGCAGCCCTTGCCTTTCTGGCGAAAGCTGTTGGGGAAGCCAATGGCAATGAGAAGGCCAAAGCCTTTGATTTGGTGCACGAATTGTCTATCGTTGCCCAATCGATCGAATCAACCCTTTCAGAAAAAGAAGTGATCGACGAAAAAGTTCGTGGCTTGTTGGAAACAACCCGCAATGCTTTCTATATCGGACGTGGCCAAGATTATTATGTTGCCATGGAAGCCAGTTTGAAACTAAAAGAAATTTCTTACATCCAATGTGAAGGCTTCGCTGCGGGTGAGTTGAAACACGGTACTATCGCTCTGATCGAAGAGGGTACACCGGTCATCGCTCTCTTGTCTGATCCAGTCCTAGCCAGCCACACACGTGGAAACATCCAAGAAGTGGCAGCACGCGGGGCTCATGTTTTAACCATTGCAGAAGAAAATGTCGCTAAAGAGACAGATGATTTGGTCTTGACAGCGGTTCACCCTTACCTCTCTCCAATCTCAATGGTGGTACCAACCCAATTGATTGCCTACTTTGCAACCCTTCATCGTGGGCTCGATGTTGATAAACCACGGAACCTTGCTAAGTCTGTAACCGTTGAATAA
- a CDS encoding 5'-nucleotidase, lipoprotein e(P4) family, with protein MKTTKTTFTIVSALASVILLTSCGSNTTKTQETKASSTKNQVTMTYDQQRSQENTMSVLWYQKAAETKALYLQGYNVATDRLKEILQTPSDKPYSIVLDLDETVLDNSPYQVQNVKDGTAFNPKDWDVWVKKAAAKAVPGAKDFLQYADQNGVQIYYISDRTTSQVDDTIKNLEKEGIPVQGRDHLMFLEDGVKSKEGRRQAVQEKTNLVLLFGDNLVDFADFSKTSEADRDKKLDELQKEFGEKFIIFPNPMYGSWESAVYQGKKLDAKGQTEERLKALQGFDK; from the coding sequence ATGAAAACAACAAAAACCACCTTTACCATCGTTTCTGCTCTTGCTTCTGTCATTTTACTGACGAGTTGTGGTAGCAACACCACTAAAACGCAAGAGACAAAAGCAAGCAGCACTAAAAATCAGGTGACGATGACCTATGATCAACAGCGCTCACAAGAAAATACCATGTCTGTTCTCTGGTACCAAAAGGCAGCAGAAACCAAGGCTTTGTATTTACAAGGCTACAATGTCGCTACTGACCGTTTGAAAGAGATCCTCCAAACTCCTTCTGATAAGCCTTATTCCATCGTCTTGGATTTGGACGAAACTGTTTTAGACAACAGCCCTTACCAAGTTCAAAACGTCAAAGATGGTACGGCCTTCAATCCTAAAGATTGGGATGTTTGGGTGAAAAAAGCAGCCGCAAAAGCGGTGCCAGGTGCCAAAGATTTCCTTCAATATGCGGATCAAAACGGGGTTCAAATCTACTACATTTCTGACCGTACAACCTCTCAAGTAGATGATACCATTAAGAACCTTGAAAAAGAAGGCATTCCTGTTCAAGGGCGTGACCACCTCATGTTCTTAGAAGATGGCGTCAAATCAAAAGAAGGCCGTCGCCAAGCTGTACAAGAAAAGACCAATCTTGTCTTGCTCTTCGGGGACAACCTGGTCGACTTTGCAGACTTCTCTAAGACCTCTGAAGCTGATCGCGACAAGAAATTGGACGAATTGCAAAAAGAATTTGGTGAAAAATTCATCATCTTCCCAAATCCAATGTATGGATCATGGGAATCTGCTGTTTACCAAGGTAAAAAACTAGATGCCAAGGGACAAACAGAGGAACGTCTTAAAGCCTTGCAAGGTTTTGATAAATAA
- a CDS encoding uroporphyrinogen decarboxylase family protein, translating to MSKKELVLRAIRGETVERIPVGFWLHYVTQEEKELGLDNPAVVEKSIQGHQHYVEEISPDFVKIMSDGFFRYPSALYSKEIQSIQELKDIQPIGEHHPWIEKQIEVVKEIRSHFHEEIASFYNIFSPISYLKRWFRTDQSRGDQVIADFIKEDPETLAHVLDVIAGDIATLSRRLIQEAGIEGIYFSTQQVQDERVTDEEYRKFIEPSSIAVLEAANEAGGINILHICGFEGASNEVELFKDYPAQVINWATHHEGLSLAAGRKLFGDRAVLGGFVNGKKGLLYQGEREAIEQETRRLVAEAGSRGLILGADCTVPDDFQLERLDWVRQAAVL from the coding sequence ATGAGTAAAAAAGAATTGGTTCTTCGTGCCATTCGAGGCGAAACAGTAGAGCGAATCCCTGTAGGATTTTGGCTCCATTATGTGACCCAAGAAGAAAAAGAATTGGGTCTAGACAATCCGGCTGTAGTAGAAAAAAGTATTCAGGGACACCAACACTATGTAGAAGAAATTTCACCTGATTTTGTCAAGATCATGAGCGATGGCTTCTTCCGCTATCCGAGTGCTCTTTATTCGAAAGAGATCCAATCAATCCAAGAATTAAAGGATATTCAACCGATTGGAGAGCATCATCCTTGGATTGAAAAACAAATTGAAGTGGTCAAGGAGATTCGTTCTCATTTCCATGAAGAGATTGCTTCTTTCTACAATATCTTCTCGCCCATTTCTTATTTGAAACGCTGGTTCCGTACGGACCAATCCCGTGGAGACCAAGTGATTGCAGACTTTATCAAGGAAGATCCAGAAACTTTGGCCCATGTTCTTGATGTGATTGCAGGGGATATCGCCACTTTAAGTCGCCGCTTGATCCAAGAAGCAGGTATTGAAGGGATTTACTTCTCAACCCAGCAGGTCCAAGATGAGCGTGTGACAGATGAAGAATACCGCAAGTTCATTGAGCCTAGCAGCATCGCTGTCCTAGAAGCAGCCAATGAAGCTGGAGGCATCAATATCCTTCATATTTGTGGTTTTGAAGGGGCCAGCAATGAAGTGGAACTCTTCAAGGATTATCCGGCTCAAGTCATTAACTGGGCGACCCATCATGAAGGCCTTAGCCTAGCCGCAGGTCGTAAACTTTTCGGTGATCGTGCCGTCTTGGGTGGCTTTGTCAATGGCAAGAAAGGTTTGCTCTACCAAGGGGAACGAGAAGCTATTGAGCAAGAAACGCGTCGCTTGGTGGCTGAAGCCGGAAGTCGTGGTTTGATCCTTGGAGCAGACTGTACCGTGCCAGATGATTTCCAATTGGAACGCTTAGATTGGGTACGTCAAGCAGCTGTATTGTAA
- a CDS encoding uroporphyrinogen decarboxylase family protein, with protein MSAKRELVLKAFKGEAVDRVPVGFWHHFTTEEEWLKGFSNPEIIEKNLNGHKNFLHKVKPDFVKLMSDGYFAYPNPAIHKGLENISDLAGIEPLGADHPWITEQVELVKKIRTGFEEDIVAIYNIFAPVTYFKWLVGEVSGGDDLIANFIDQDAATLKKVLDTIGQDIASLSQRIIKEAGADGIYLSVQSIQDARVTQEVYKNIIAPSELHVLEAANEAGGVNILHICGYEGARNDIHLFTDYPAQVINWAVGPEGISLAEGREIFGGRTVLGGFENGKNGLLYTGDKAAIQAETKRIIAETGTTGLVIGADCTIPSDIDEERIEWVREAAAE; from the coding sequence ATGTCCGCAAAAAGAGAATTAGTGTTAAAAGCTTTTAAAGGAGAAGCGGTTGACCGTGTGCCAGTTGGATTTTGGCATCATTTTACAACAGAAGAAGAATGGTTGAAAGGATTTTCTAATCCGGAAATTATTGAAAAAAACCTCAATGGCCATAAAAACTTCCTTCACAAGGTCAAACCAGACTTTGTCAAACTCATGAGTGATGGTTACTTTGCTTATCCAAATCCAGCCATTCACAAAGGCCTTGAAAATATCTCTGACTTAGCAGGGATTGAACCACTCGGAGCAGATCATCCATGGATCACAGAGCAAGTAGAGCTCGTTAAAAAAATCCGTACCGGTTTTGAAGAAGACATTGTGGCTATCTACAATATCTTTGCTCCGGTGACCTACTTCAAATGGTTGGTTGGAGAAGTTTCAGGAGGAGATGACTTGATCGCAAACTTCATCGATCAAGATGCAGCAACTCTTAAAAAAGTATTGGATACAATTGGCCAAGATATTGCAAGTTTGAGCCAACGAATCATCAAAGAAGCAGGAGCAGACGGGATCTACCTCAGTGTTCAAAGTATCCAAGATGCGCGGGTTACACAAGAAGTTTATAAAAACATTATTGCACCGAGTGAACTCCATGTCTTAGAGGCAGCCAATGAAGCCGGTGGCGTAAATATTCTTCATATCTGTGGTTATGAAGGAGCTCGCAATGATATCCATCTCTTCACAGACTACCCAGCCCAAGTCATTAACTGGGCAGTCGGACCAGAAGGAATCAGCCTAGCAGAAGGACGCGAAATCTTCGGTGGACGCACGGTTCTTGGTGGTTTTGAAAATGGCAAAAATGGTCTTCTCTACACAGGAGACAAGGCTGCGATCCAAGCAGAAACCAAACGCATCATCGCAGAAACAGGAACGACAGGATTGGTCATTGGTGCCGATTGTACCATTCCAAGTGACATTGATGAAGAACGAATCGAATGGGTTCGTGAAGCTGCAGCAGAATAA
- a CDS encoding transporter substrate-binding domain-containing protein, which produces MSKKTWIIGGVAVLAIAGATILGRSLNHANDSKGSTGSNKVTTLKVAHTQNYVPYDFVDEKGESDGYEVAVLKAIDEKLPDYKFEYTGTSDDDLLIGLESGKYDIGTKGAWYTEERAKKFIIPKEPIGASIIGFTVRKEDANKYKNIDDFAKEKGKLVPISPQNAQWNVIKEYNEKHKDQQIELTAAESFKVADAYAWVLEGRYDAFFDIKLSFEKAVTDKDGSYHQYADKLSWFAYKGIPTYPLIHKDKKNEKFAEAYSKAIKELEKDGTLAKLSKKYFGEDVFSYVDKEK; this is translated from the coding sequence ATGAGTAAAAAAACATGGATTATCGGTGGGGTGGCAGTTCTTGCCATTGCAGGTGCAACTATTCTTGGACGGAGCTTGAACCATGCAAACGACAGCAAAGGCTCAACAGGATCGAACAAGGTAACAACCTTGAAAGTAGCCCACACTCAAAACTATGTACCGTATGATTTCGTTGATGAAAAAGGAGAATCAGATGGCTATGAAGTAGCTGTGCTCAAAGCCATTGATGAAAAACTACCAGACTACAAGTTTGAGTACACTGGAACAAGTGATGACGATCTCTTGATCGGTCTAGAATCTGGTAAATACGATATCGGAACCAAAGGAGCTTGGTATACCGAAGAACGTGCCAAGAAATTTATCATTCCAAAAGAACCAATCGGAGCAAGTATCATCGGATTTACCGTTCGGAAAGAAGATGCGAATAAATACAAGAATATCGATGACTTCGCTAAAGAAAAAGGAAAATTGGTTCCAATTTCACCACAAAATGCGCAGTGGAATGTTATTAAAGAATACAATGAAAAGCATAAGGACCAACAAATCGAATTAACAGCTGCCGAATCTTTCAAAGTCGCAGATGCCTATGCTTGGGTTCTTGAAGGACGTTACGATGCCTTCTTTGACATCAAACTTTCCTTTGAAAAAGCTGTCACAGATAAAGATGGTTCTTACCACCAATATGCGGACAAACTGAGCTGGTTTGCCTACAAAGGAATTCCAACTTACCCATTGATCCATAAGGATAAGAAAAACGAAAAATTTGCGGAAGCATACAGCAAGGCCATCAAAGAATTAGAAAAAGATGGCACACTTGCTAAATTGTCGAAAAAATATTTCGGTGAAGATGTCTTCAGTTATGTAGATAAAGAGAAATAA
- a CDS encoding amino acid ABC transporter permease: MVSYDISKVWSFLPTLVQALPATLALMFLTTVLGSAFGLVLTWAQVSEDKVGAGLAKGYVFTLRCTPPIVLLFLVFYGLPQFLNWWLGIDIDHWSKFVFVLVAMFLLFAAMISEVFKAAYLAIPKGQMEAGLSIGLTPAQTIWRIVLPQAFRVALPNMTTAILNLMRDAALAYTIGFIDIMGAGNNLISRNLGNYSLETYTAVAVIYWGIALVISFSAQLLEKRLSVTER; encoded by the coding sequence ATGGTCTCATACGACATTTCCAAGGTCTGGTCATTTCTTCCAACCTTGGTCCAAGCTCTACCAGCGACCCTAGCTTTGATGTTTTTAACGACGGTTCTCGGTTCTGCATTTGGCTTGGTTTTGACCTGGGCACAAGTATCAGAAGATAAGGTAGGAGCAGGTCTGGCAAAAGGTTATGTCTTTACTTTGCGTTGTACCCCTCCGATTGTCTTGCTCTTTTTGGTCTTTTATGGACTCCCCCAATTTTTGAACTGGTGGTTGGGCATTGACATTGACCACTGGTCCAAGTTTGTCTTTGTCCTTGTTGCCATGTTTCTTCTCTTTGCCGCTATGATCTCTGAGGTCTTCAAGGCAGCCTATTTGGCCATTCCAAAAGGTCAGATGGAAGCGGGCTTGAGTATCGGCTTGACGCCAGCTCAAACCATTTGGCGGATTGTCCTTCCCCAAGCCTTTCGCGTGGCTCTTCCAAATATGACGACTGCCATCTTGAACCTCATGCGCGATGCCGCTTTGGCTTATACCATTGGCTTTATCGATATCATGGGAGCAGGCAACAACTTGATCAGCCGCAATCTTGGGAATTATTCCCTCGAAACGTATACAGCTGTAGCAGTAATCTACTGGGGAATTGCCCTTGTGATCTCCTTCTCCGCTCAACTCCTTGAGAAACGACTCAGTGTAACAGAAAGGTAG
- a CDS encoding amino acid ABC transporter permease: MDFNFISKAFLATLGGVPVTLLIMVVSILLSFFPALFLALGQIYKVKGVRSFSVIYLAFIRATPPILLILFFYSLFPSLLNSFFKSIGSHFNVFEINPIYYAFIIFSLMTTGSLAEILRSAILTVDKGQLEAAQAIGLTNRQAYIRIVFPQALRSALPNLCNLVINLVKGTSLVFVMTIKDITAIAKVEASYGYQYFESYLVIFILYIVICGVIQWGFNRLEKRLTLA; the protein is encoded by the coding sequence ATGGATTTCAATTTTATTAGTAAAGCATTTCTAGCCACCTTGGGTGGTGTTCCAGTGACCCTTCTGATCATGGTCGTATCGATTCTCTTGAGTTTTTTTCCGGCCCTCTTTTTAGCACTCGGTCAGATTTATAAGGTCAAAGGTGTTCGCAGTTTCTCAGTGATTTACTTAGCATTTATCCGCGCGACGCCTCCGATTCTCTTGATTCTCTTCTTTTATAGTCTCTTTCCCAGCCTCTTAAATAGCTTTTTTAAGAGTATTGGCAGTCACTTTAATGTCTTTGAGATCAATCCCATTTACTATGCCTTTATCATCTTTAGCTTGATGACAACAGGGAGTCTGGCTGAAATTCTCCGGTCAGCCATTCTGACGGTGGATAAGGGCCAGCTAGAAGCAGCGCAAGCCATTGGTTTGACCAATCGCCAAGCCTATATCCGCATTGTTTTTCCACAAGCCTTGCGTTCAGCCCTTCCCAATTTGTGTAACTTGGTTATCAACTTGGTCAAAGGAACCTCCCTTGTCTTTGTCATGACCATCAAGGATATTACCGCCATTGCCAAGGTCGAAGCCTCTTATGGCTATCAATATTTTGAATCCTATCTAGTGATTTTTATTCTTTATATTGTCATTTGTGGGGTGATTCAGTGGGGATTCAATCGCTTAGAAAAACGCCTGACACTCGCATAG
- a CDS encoding amino acid ABC transporter ATP-binding protein — MLEVEHVSKKFKDHQVLVDVNLKVNQGDVVVILGPSGSGKTTFLRCLNHLEKADTGHLTLGGKEYDLSKLSKKEILEIRQKTAFVFQHYNLFANKTALENILEGLVVARKIPKEEAIQRAESALEKVGLLAYKDYYPSQLSGGQQQRIGIARAIAVKPDVILLDEPTSALDPELVGDVLDVMKQLAQEGVTMVVVTHEMGFARDVANHVIFMDGGHIIEENEPHEFFNSPKEERTKQFLSRILSDATYSVEYMI; from the coding sequence ATGTTAGAAGTAGAACACGTATCGAAAAAATTTAAGGACCACCAAGTCCTGGTAGATGTTAATCTCAAGGTCAACCAAGGGGATGTCGTCGTTATTTTGGGTCCATCTGGATCAGGAAAAACAACCTTCCTTCGCTGCCTCAACCACTTGGAAAAGGCAGATACAGGCCACTTAACCCTAGGTGGAAAAGAGTACGACCTCTCAAAACTCAGCAAAAAAGAGATTCTAGAAATCCGCCAAAAGACAGCCTTTGTCTTCCAGCATTACAATCTCTTCGCTAACAAAACAGCGCTTGAAAATATCTTAGAAGGCCTGGTTGTAGCCCGTAAGATTCCAAAAGAAGAGGCTATCCAACGGGCAGAATCAGCCCTTGAAAAAGTTGGTCTCCTCGCTTACAAGGATTACTATCCTTCTCAATTGTCAGGGGGCCAGCAGCAACGGATCGGAATCGCGCGTGCCATCGCAGTGAAACCAGATGTGATCTTGCTGGACGAGCCGACTTCAGCGCTAGACCCAGAGTTGGTCGGGGATGTCTTAGATGTTATGAAGCAATTGGCCCAAGAAGGAGTAACCATGGTTGTCGTAACCCATGAGATGGGCTTTGCGCGTGATGTGGCCAACCACGTCATCTTTATGGATGGCGGACACATCATTGAAGAAAATGAACCGCATGAATTCTTCAACAGTCCAAAAGAAGAACGAACCAAACAATTCCTTTCACGGATTTTATCCGATGCTACCTACAGTGTCGAATATATGATTTAA
- a CDS encoding DUF1310 family protein, whose amino-acid sequence MTDKKQRLMLLFLLTLFLGGCSLFTDKAAERREMIQIAESTKMERAIKHLLISIDPKAFTSEGVIHSYTLIKGELEYNPMGGMNITLVINGDKKLTIDTTVQMEDSGQFEAGSYGISAKLSDLLSEAEEDGK is encoded by the coding sequence ATGACTGATAAAAAACAACGATTAATGCTACTATTTTTACTGACTTTGTTTTTAGGAGGTTGCAGTCTTTTTACGGATAAAGCTGCTGAGAGAAGGGAAATGATTCAGATCGCAGAAAGCACGAAAATGGAGCGAGCGATAAAACACTTGTTAATCAGTATCGATCCTAAAGCTTTCACTTCAGAAGGGGTCATTCACTCCTATACCCTGATAAAAGGTGAATTGGAATACAATCCAATGGGAGGGATGAATATCACTCTCGTTATCAATGGCGATAAAAAGTTAACGATCGATACGACTGTTCAAATGGAAGATTCAGGACAGTTCGAAGCAGGTAGTTACGGTATTTCAGCAAAATTAAGTGATCTGTTAAGTGAAGCAGAAGAGGATGGGAAATAA
- a CDS encoding DUF1310 family protein, which produces MEASKENRKTKIRWTLWLLLTTLFLGGCSFITGRSTKKREMIQIAESKKMKVAIENMLTKLDSKALTPEGKIKSYKISKDDLDYNPMGGLLVKIVINNDEKLVLSTTIQEDATTGKYEETYFGETEELSDLLTSNHSGKYP; this is translated from the coding sequence ATGGAAGCATCAAAGGAAAATAGGAAAACTAAAATAAGATGGACGTTATGGTTATTGCTAACCACTTTGTTTCTAGGAGGATGCAGTTTTATTACCGGACGATCTACAAAGAAACGAGAAATGATTCAAATCGCAGAGAGTAAGAAGATGAAAGTAGCGATTGAAAACATGTTAACAAAATTAGATTCGAAGGCCCTAACGCCAGAGGGAAAAATAAAATCATATAAAATTTCTAAAGATGATTTAGATTATAATCCGATGGGAGGGCTATTAGTAAAAATAGTTATAAATAATGATGAAAAGTTAGTTTTAAGCACAACTATACAAGAGGACGCTACAACAGGGAAATATGAAGAGACCTATTTTGGGGAAACAGAGGAGTTAAGTGATTTATTAACTAGCAATCATTCAGGTAAATACCCCTAA
- a CDS encoding DUF1310 family protein has product MKKSKFIVLIMVVFSLSLGGCSFFNGQSAKKQEMIQIAESKKMKVAIEKYLKNLDPEALTPNGKIKTYRILKDKLKYNPMEGINIEVVINNDDKLIVDMVVIEKESGLYHVAASSTPTELDELLEGKYYGQ; this is encoded by the coding sequence ATGAAAAAAAGTAAATTTATTGTGTTGATAATGGTAGTATTTAGCCTGAGCTTAGGAGGATGTAGCTTTTTTAATGGACAATCTGCCAAGAAACAAGAAATGATTCAAATCGCAGAGAGTAAGAAGATGAAGGTAGCAATTGAAAAATATCTAAAAAACCTGGACCCGGAAGCACTGACTCCAAATGGGAAAATAAAGACTTATAGGATTTTAAAAGATAAATTGAAATATAATCCAATGGAAGGGATTAATATTGAGGTTGTTATTAATAATGATGATAAGTTGATTGTTGATATGGTAGTAATAGAAAAGGAATCAGGATTATATCATGTTGCGGCATCCAGTACACCTACAGAGTTGGACGAACTTTTAGAAGGGAAATATTATGGACAATAA
- a CDS encoding alpha/beta hydrolase family protein, translating to MDNNSIDSDYLHKEVALLEYVPSEIGKKQTIENGKYYIGHTAHIYDNVNDNEEQVFVLTNNGQGAQQKAVPYSASDEARAQIHDVTVLMKGSETETSTQKLLHDTFTDWVKTDLPAASNILNPGGASEYATEYAKNYVRDKAKDSFNNAVEAFEDAIIPTSVNLPPEATPVGRFIQKAMDNPVSNFVQEKASDMVGFFAERTAEEQVKFPALMGAAFLKKYNDENGTFPPPQFKDAAAHLKEVIRKYPNAKIDLYGHSLGSMNIQYALACLTEEEASHIGTVHLYNGPNAYPILTLEQKARIDSLKYKIYNHIDHKDLVSLGYQDSGSKESSGIVKHLKTNDLKNTGLQHMMHGYIYDKDGNLVLEKGTEAITRKEIIEERMKVYYRLKDKLQKTGGGLSSSERIYLDALQARLASDELIRVVDEGLEQAQKSKVQLDTDLEALEKVLQTVPKGFILNLAEVEEAYAQAGATRQTVVTEVRERFDNRLAAYQSLSNKFHTLNEQVNAGIELLKAKDQEIAGEMNQWEQLAY from the coding sequence ATGGACAATAATTCAATAGATTCAGATTATCTACATAAGGAGGTGGCTTTATTAGAATATGTTCCATCAGAAATTGGGAAAAAGCAAACTATTGAAAATGGAAAATATTATATAGGCCATACCGCTCACATTTATGATAATGTAAATGACAATGAGGAGCAGGTCTTCGTTCTTACTAATAATGGCCAAGGCGCGCAACAAAAAGCAGTCCCCTATTCTGCCTCAGATGAAGCGCGAGCCCAGATCCATGACGTGACAGTTTTGATGAAGGGATCTGAAACTGAAACAAGTACACAAAAATTACTCCATGATACGTTTACGGATTGGGTAAAGACAGATTTGCCAGCAGCTTCCAATATTTTGAACCCTGGTGGTGCGAGCGAGTATGCAACCGAATATGCGAAGAATTATGTGCGTGATAAGGCTAAAGATAGTTTTAACAATGCTGTAGAAGCTTTCGAAGATGCAATTATTCCTACATCTGTTAATCTTCCACCGGAGGCCACTCCCGTTGGTAGGTTCATACAAAAAGCGATGGACAATCCTGTCAGCAATTTCGTACAGGAAAAAGCATCAGATATGGTCGGTTTTTTTGCAGAAAGAACAGCCGAAGAACAGGTTAAATTTCCTGCTTTAATGGGAGCTGCTTTTTTAAAAAAATACAATGATGAAAACGGGACTTTCCCGCCTCCGCAATTTAAAGATGCTGCAGCTCATTTGAAAGAGGTGATCCGAAAATACCCTAATGCCAAGATCGATCTATACGGTCACTCTCTGGGGTCTATGAATATTCAGTATGCTCTTGCCTGCTTGACGGAAGAGGAAGCTTCTCATATTGGGACCGTCCATTTATATAATGGCCCTAATGCCTATCCCATCTTAACACTCGAGCAAAAAGCGCGTATAGATTCGCTGAAGTACAAAATCTACAACCACATCGACCATAAAGATTTGGTTAGCCTGGGCTATCAGGATTCTGGAAGCAAGGAATCCAGTGGGATTGTCAAGCACCTCAAAACTAATGATTTAAAAAATACTGGCCTGCAACATATGATGCATGGTTATATCTATGATAAGGATGGGAATTTGGTTCTTGAAAAGGGAACGGAAGCCATCACTCGCAAGGAAATCATTGAAGAGCGGATGAAGGTTTACTATCGCTTAAAGGATAAATTGCAAAAAACAGGTGGTGGACTGAGCTCAAGTGAACGGATCTATCTGGATGCTTTGCAGGCGCGCTTGGCTTCTGATGAGCTGATTCGAGTAGTGGATGAAGGGCTGGAGCAAGCTCAGAAATCTAAGGTACAACTGGATACGGATTTAGAAGCTTTGGAGAAAGTATTACAGACCGTTCCGAAAGGCTTCATTCTCAATCTTGCCGAAGTAGAGGAGGCTTATGCACAGGCTGGTGCAACAAGGCAAACAGTTGTCACTGAAGTAAGAGAAAGGTTTGACAATCGTTTGGCTGCATATCAGTCCTTATCAAATAAATTTCATACTTTAAACGAGCAAGTGAATGCAGGAATTGAGCTCTTAAAAGCAAAAGATCAAGAAATAGCAGGAGAAATGAACCAGTGGGAACAACTAGCTTATTAA